From a single Lolium rigidum isolate FL_2022 chromosome 7, APGP_CSIRO_Lrig_0.1, whole genome shotgun sequence genomic region:
- the LOC124669913 gene encoding plastid division protein CDP1, chloroplastic-like, whose translation MAMPTVAAALLHPALASPSPASAARRAGLLVAGGNASAGIHPAGARRGAAVRARVAEAAAAPAAAEGSTRQDAPPAVEIPVTCYQILGVTEKAEKDEIVKSAIELKKSEIEDGYTEEVSACRQALLVDVRDKLLFEQEYAGSKRAKVPPRSSLHIPWSWLPAALCVLQEVGEEKLVLDIGQAALRRPDSKPYAHDVLLAMALAECSIAKASFEKSKVSLGFEALARAQYLLRKKPSLEKMPLLEQIEESLEELAPACTLELLSLPRTPENSERRRGAIAALCELLGQGLDVESSCRVHDWPYFLSQAMEKLLATEIVDLLSWDSLATTRKNKKSLESQSQRVVVDFNCFYRAMLAHLAFGFATRQTELISKAKTICECLVASENTDLKFEESFCSYLLGEESGTTVFEKLQQLQSNGSSNSRNYGLSKKKDSSDKVTVNQSLELWLKDVALSRFADTRDCPSSLANFFGAPKRIISSSKQKLGATRVVFLSSQTSSNASLSNRTSGQQNPRLNSTSHLGEAVKQLAPTTLGGHSPIEKPANGLSTTSVPLKRNPGSHPVRTLESWGLTADVIGKVAYTALLGFALFGTLKLLRFQSGYTKPVSSTRESAVTSSLNEASTSEGSYISSSVRKQFEKLSNMLWLNSRLHSRSEESNSSPGSTDVAAVASNERMSLQEAEALVKQWQDIKSEALGPDYQIDMLPEILDGSMLSKWQDLALLAKDQSCYWRFVLLNLSVARAEILLDEAGDGEVAEIDAVLEEAAELLDDSQPKKPSYYSTYEVQYTLRRQEDRSWKICEAIVRDLT comes from the exons ATGGCGATGCCCACGGTGGCCGCGGCGCTGCTCCACCCCGCGCTCGCGTCCCCCTCCCCGGCCTCGGCGGCGCGACGCGCGggcctcctcgtcgccggcggcAATGCCTCCGCGGGAATCCACCCGGCGGGCgcgcggcgaggggcggcggtGCGGGCGAGGGTGGCGGAGGCGGCCGCCGCGCCGGCCGCGGCCGAGGGGTCCACCAGGCAGGACGCGCCGCCCGCGGTCGAGATCCCCGTCACGTGCTACCAG ATCCTGGGTGTTACAGAGAAGGCCGAGAAGGACGAGATCGTCAAGTCAGCAATCGAGCTGAAGAAGTCCGAGATCGAGGATGGGTACACCGAAGAGGTGTCTGCTTGCAGACAG GCTCTGCTGGTGGATGTGAGAGACAAGCTTCTCTTTGAACAAGAGTATGCAGGGAGCAAAAGGGCAAAGGTTCCACCCAGATCCTCTCTTCATATACCTTGGAGTTGGCTGCCTGCTGCCTTGTGTGTCTTGCAGGAG GTTGgagaagagaagctggttttggaCATTGGTCAGGCAGCTCTACGACGCCCTGATTCCAAGCCATATGCTCACGATGTACTTCTTGCAATGGCACTTGCTGAA TGCTCCATTGCAAAAGCTAGCTTTGAAAAAAGTAAAGTATCTCTTGGCTTTgaggctctagcacgtgctcagtATCTTTTGAGGAAAAAACCCTCTTTGGAGAAGATGCCCCTTCTTGAGCAG ATAGAAGAATCACTTGAAGAGCTTGCACCTGCTTGCACTCTAGAGCTTCTAAGCCTGCCTCGTACACCTGAAAATTCTGAACGCAGGCGAGGTGCTATTGCAGCTCTCTGTGAATTGCTTGGACAGGGCCTCGATGTTGAATCATCTTGTAGAGTTCATGATTGGCCTTATTTCTTGAGCCAAGCAATGGAAAAGTTATTAGCCACTGAAATTGTGGATCTACTTTCTTGGGACTCTTTGGCTACAACTCGTAAAAACAAAAAGTCATTAGAGTCTCAGAGCCAACGGGTGGTAGTTGACTTCAACTGCTTCTACAGGGCAATGCTTGCACACCTTGCATTTGGATTTGCAACCCGGCAGACTGAGTTG ATCAGTAAAGCGAAAACCATCTGCGAATGTTTAGTTGCATCTGAGAACACAGACCTGAAATTTGAGGAATCTTTTTGCTCGTACCTTCTTGGAGAG GAATCTGGGACCACAGTTTTTGAAAAGCTTCAGCAGCTTCAAAGTAATGGAAGTTCAAATTCAAGGAATTACGGGTTATCTAAAAAGAAAGACAGCAGTGACAAGGTTACTGTGAACCAATCACTG GAACTGTGGCTGAAGGATGTGGCACTCTCTCGTTTTGCAGATACAAGAGACTGCCCTTCATCTTTG GCCAACTTCTTTGGAGCTCCGAAGCGCATCATTAGCTCTTCCAAGCAGAAACTAGGAGCTACACGAGTGGTCTTTCTGAGCTCTCAGACGTCCTCTAATGCCTCCCTAAGCAACAGAACTTCAGGGCAGCAGAATCCAAGATTAAATTCTACCAGCCATCTCGGGGAAGCTGTAAAGCAACTTGCACCGACCACCCTGGGAGGCCATTCACCAATCGAAAAGCCAGCAAATGGTTTAAGTACAACATCAGTTCCTCTGAAGCGCAATCCTGGGTCCCATCCTGTAAGAACCTTGGAATCATGGGGCTTGACTGCAGATGTTATAGGAAAAGTCGCATATACTGCACTCCTGGGCTTTGCCCTGTTTGGTACTCTAAAACTGCTCAGATTTCAGTCTGGGTACACAAAACCTGTCTCCTCAACTAGAGAATCTGCAGTAACATCTTCTCTGAACGAAGCATCTACATCAGAAGGTTCTTATATCAGCAGCAGCGTCAGGAAACAATTTGAGAAGCTGTCAAACATGCTTTGGTTGAACAGTAGGCTCCATTCGAGAAGTGAAGAAAGTAATTCATCTCCTGGTTCTACTGATGTGGCCGCTGTAGCTTCCAATGAAAGGATGTCTCTTCAAGAAGCAGAAGCACTTGTGAAGCAGTGGCAAGATATCAAATCTGAAGCTCTTGGCCCTGACTATCAAATCGATATGCTCCCTGAGATCCTTGATGGCTCAATGCTGTCAAAG TGGCAGGATTTAGCTTTGTTAGCAAAGGATCAGTCCTGTTACTGGAGATTCGTTCTGTTGAATCTCTCTGTTGCTCGAGCTGAGATACTGCTGGATGAGGCTGGTGATGGTGAAGTAGCAGAAATCGATGCTGTGCTCGAGGAAGCTGCTGAGCTTCTCGATGACTCCCAGCCCAAGAAACCTAGTTATTACAG TACGTATGAAGTTCAGTACACACTGAGGAGGCAGGAGGATAGATCATGGAAGATCTGCGAGGCCATTGTCCGGGACCTGACGTGA